The genomic stretch CTGTTAATGAGCATGCAAAGAAAAATGGTTATACAGTTGTAAGGGAAATCGGCGGTCATGGTGTAGGTATTGAGTTTCATGAAGAACCCTGGGTAAGCTATGTCAGCAGAAAAGGCAAAGAAATGCTGTTGGTTCCGGGTATGATCTTTACGATTGAGCCTATGGTGAATATGGGTACGAATGAGATCTTTATCGATGAAGCAGATGACTGGACTGTTTACACAGCAGATGGTGCGCCCTCTGCACAGTGGGAGATCATGGTACTGGTAACGGAAGAGGGTTATGAAGTGCTTTGTTATTAGACGTGAAAGCTATTATAATTTTTACAGGGGAACGGCTAATTTCGTTCTTTCTGTTCTGTGCAAGTTGCCTGAAGTTGTATGGACGTTATGCTTTAACAATAATTTTTGTAAGAACAGCAGCTTAAAAAGGTGTTTATAAAAACATATTAGAAATTGAAAGAAGCTCTTCCTGACATTTATGAATATTTCTGTCAGTAAGAGCTTTTATATTACAAGGATTGAAGCTTATGCTTTGGGTTATGGGTAAAATTAAATGCCCGGAAGGCTTGAAATAAATGACGAACCCTTATAATTTTCCAATAAGTATCGAATTATGAATTGGGCGTCTGCTCCATGTACTCTATCATAGCTTCCGCTACGACTTTGGATACACGTACCGCCTCAACTACAGTTTTTGCACCGGTAACAACATCACCGGAGGCAAAGACTCCTTCTCTGGTGGTTCGGCCAAATTCATCGGTTAACAGCAGTCCTCTGTTATTGACATCAATACCTTTGGAATTATTTACGATGTTTCGTCTTGGACTCTGTCCAACTGCAAGAATAACAGAATCACAGAGAAAGAGTCCTTCGTTATCTTCCAGTAGCTTAACCGTTTCTTTTCCTCTTTCGTCCGTACCTGTTACTTCTGTTTCATGATATTTAACACCGGTATCGGTAATCTCAAAAGGAGCTCGGTAGAAACTGAACTTAACACCATCAAGCTTCGCATATTCTATCTCGACAGGCTCTGCTTCTATGCTGGTTTCTCCTTTTCGATAGAGAATCGTTACTTCCCTGGAGCCGTTTCTTAAGGCAGTTCTGGCAACATCCATAGCAACGTTACCGGCACCGATGATACAGACTCTTTTACCCAGTGTATAAGCATCGGGACTCTTGAGATAATCGATGGCAAAATGCACATGTCCCAGAGTTTCGCCTTTTATTCTTAAAGTATTCGGATTCCAAACGCCGGTTCCGATAAATACAGCACTATAACCGTCACGGAACAGATCTTCTACCGTAATAATAGGTCCAATCAAAGTATTGGGACGGATTTTAATTCCCATTTCAATTAATTTATCTTTAAGCTTATCCAGTACAGATTTCGGCAGACGGAACTCTGGAATACCGTAACGCAGTACACCGCCGATCTTATCATGGGCTTCAAAAATCGTTATATCGTAACCTTTGGAAGCAAGGATAATGGCAATGGTGATTCCCGCAGGGCCAGAGCCTACTATCGCTGCCTTTTTACCGGATTTTGGCACCTTAGGGCTTTCAACGTAATTCAGGTAATAATCAGAGATATAGTTTTCAACCATACCAAATTTGATGGGGTCACCTTTTCTGTTAAGTATACAATGACCTTCACATTGCTTCTCATGGGGGCATACAAGTGAACATACAACGGAAAGTGGATTATTGAGAAACAGCTTTTCTCCCGCCTCTACGATGTTTCCGTCAAGCAGCATATGAATTACTTCATTTACCGGTGTGTGAACGGGACATCCTTCTTTACACAAGGGACGTTTGCATTGCAGGCATCTTTTAGCTTCGGAAATTGTTATATCAGACATTAGGTCCTCCTCGTATATTTTAAAAAGTAAACAATTTAATTACATGTAATGAAAATGAAACTATTGTAATTCTATCACAAATAAAGTAAAATGACCAGTAAACCTTTACGAAAAACAGCGAAAAATTAAAGGACTTGACTTGATGATGTAAATTATATTATTATTACAGTGCGAAAGCGAAAATGGAGATATATAAGCTGAATTCTGCTTCTGCAATGACCATTGGTTGAAGGTGGTCATGAAAATGTTACATAATAAGGGGTCAGGTAATGAGTGAGAAGGCAATAACTGTATATGACATAGCCAGAGAAGCGGGTGTATCTCCGGCTACAGTATCAAGGGTATTGACAAATAATGCCAGGGTTAGTGAAGAGAAAAGAGTAAGAATTGAGGAAATCATTAAAAAATATGATTTTGAACCAAATGGTTTAGCCAGAAGTCTGAGCAAACAGGAAACCAAAACCATCGGAATGATGGTTCCAGATATCCGCAATCCGTACTTCTCTAATATATTTATTGAATGCGAGATGGTAGCCAGCCAATATGGCTATAATATGATTCTATGCAATACAATGAACGATCTTTCATCCGAATTGAGCCATCTTAAGAACCTGTGTGAAAAGCATGTAGACGCGATTATACAGGTAGGAGGCAATGCCGATGAAATCAAACCGGATGAAGAGTATGTGAAGTTAATCAATAAAACAGCGAAAAAGATGCCCGTGGTAGTTGGCGGTGAATTTCCCGGAGCGGAATGTTACAAGGTCTACACAGAAAAAGAACATGGAATGAAAGAACTGATAGATTACCTGTTAAGCTGCGGTCATCGGAAGGTGAATCTGGTGGGAGGACGCAATACAGTTATACCTACCGTAAGAAAGCGGGAGTCCTTAAAGAACTGTCTGAAGCTTCATAATCTTGAGCTGGCTGATGAACTTATAATTGATTGTAAATATGATATAGATGGCGGATATGAAGCGATGAAGCAGCTTCTTAGCAGTGATAACCTGCCGGAAGTTATCATAGCAGTGAATGATCAGGTAGCAATGGGTATATTAAAAGCTTGTCAGGAAATGAAAATTAAAATTCCAGCAGAGATTTCTCTGGTGGCTTATGATGATACCTCCTTTTCTGAAATAGCAACGCCTCAGTTAACCTCCGTTAACTACAATTTAAAAATGCATTCTGAAAAAATGATGAAAACGATAATTGATATAATTAGCGGCAATGAGACAGAAAAGATAAAGTCAGTTGATACCTATCTGACGATCCGTGATTCCTGTAAACATGTATTAGTTTAATTAATTAAAATAAAAAATATTGAAATGAGAAAAGACCATACTCCAGCTAGACAGAGTATGGTCTTTTCTTCGTAAAAATACTGATTTAATGGTTATTATGCTGATAAGTACAAAACGTTATTTTACTAACAATGTAGAATATGTGAAGTAAATAACAGCATTTATAAAGCATTCATAAATAAAATGTTAAAAATCACAAATATACCTCTTGACAAGAAAAAAGCTTATTGTTATAATCGTGATATGAAAGCGATTTCAATAACTACCATTACAACAGAATGCACAATTCAAAGTACGATAAAGGTAAACATGTTATTTGAATATAAATCGCATTTTTTTAATAATCACTATGAAAGCGGTTTCGTAAAAGGTATTGTTAGGGCAGAATTGCTGATAATAACATAAACAATACAATTGCCTTAAAAGCTATTATGAAAAGTATACAAGGCTAAAGCAACAGAGAATATTTTTCGTCTATGAATTTTAATGTCTGATTTTACAGATATTATGGAGAGAGGCTGGAATGAAAGTTGGATAAGGAGAAGAAGCATGAAAAGAAATCAAAAAGCAGAAGCAGCTAGCGTATCGACAGTGGGAAAGACATCATTTATCAAAAATTTATGGAAATACAGGGTACTTTGCTTCATGTGTCTTCCTGCTATTTTATTTTTCCTGGTATTTTCCTACATACCTATGCCAGGTGCGTACATTGCCTTTACCAATTTTAATTATGCCAAAGGAATTTTCGGCAGTGAATTTGTTGGTTTCGACAATTTTAAATTCCTCTTTACTTCCGGTAAGATTACAATGCTGACAAGGAATACACTCCTTTACAATCTAGCATTTATATTAATAGGAAATACACTTCAGATTTTTGTAGCTATTCTCTTAAATGAGATTAAAAACAAACACTTTAAAAAGGTCACTCAGACATTTATGTTCCTGCCATACTTTATTTCGGCAGTACTTGTAGGTCTTTTAGTTTATAACCTGTTAAATTATGATTTTGGTTTTATCAACAGTATTATCAGACAGTTCGGCGGAGATCCCATTAAAGTTTACGCCAACAAGACGGTTTGGCCCTTTATCATAGTACTTGTTCATTTATGGCAGCAGACCGGTTATGGTTCCATCGTTTATTTTGCGGCAATTATGGGTATTGATGCAGAAACAGTTGAAGCTGCAAGGGTAGACGGAGCAAACGCTTTCCAGAAGATCAAATACATCATTCTTCCCGGCTTAAAACCTACTATTATTATATTATTATTGTTCTCTATGGGTAGCATCTTAAAAGGAAACTTTGGATTGTTCTATAATATTATCGGACCTTCCAACTCCATGCTGTTCCCTACAACAGATATTATTGAAACCTATGTATTCCGTACCATGATGAATAACTTTAACTTTACTCAGGCAAGTGCGGTAGGTCTTTATCAGTCAGTTTTTGGTTTTGCTCTGGTACTTTTCTGTAACTGGATTGTAAAGAAGATTGACAGTGATTATTCATTATTCTAAATTTCGTTGTTGCTAAAAGTAATAAATGTAGAAAAGAGGTCAAAATGCAAGAGAATAGTAAAATTAAACTGGGTTCATCAGATATTATCATAAAAACTATTGCTTATATATTTATCGGGCTGTTTTCCTTAGCCTGCCTGTTGCCTTTCATATTAATGATATCCACTTCCTTCAGTACGGAAGGCTTGATCAGAAAAACAGGTTTTGCAATTATACCAAAGGGTTTCACCACATACGCTTATGAACTGGTATTAAGAAACTCCAAGCAGCTGTTCGGCTCTTATGTGGTAACAATATTAATGACAGTAGGTGGTACCTTACTTGGTTTATTCATTATTTCCATGACAGGATACGCACTGCAGAGAAAGGATTTTCCTTTCCGTAATCAGATATCCTTCTATATTTACTTTACAACACTATTTTCAGGTGGTTTAGTTCCTTTCTACCTGTTGATATCCAAATATCTTGGATTAAAAGACAATTACCTGGCAGTATTTCTGCCGCTGCTGATGTCACCCTGGCTGATTATTCTTATGAAGAATTTTATTAAGGCCATACCCTTTGAGATTACCGAATCCGGTAAGATTGACGGTGCCGGTGATATTACCATCTTTGTCAAACTGATTCTGCCAATGTTAAAACCGGCCCTTGCAACAATCGGTTTATTCCTGGCTCTTGGTTACTGGAATGAATGGTATAACTCCATGTTATTCCTATCCGCTAAGGTAGAATACAGACCCTTACAGTATCACTTGTATAAAATCGTCAACGAGGTTGCATCCTTAAAGAACTCCGTTGCAGGCTCCAATGTCGTAGTAACTTCACTTCCTCTGGAAACGCTCAAAATGTCTACAGCGGTTGTGGCAACTGGTCCTATTATTTTACTTTACCCTTTTGTACAGAAGTACTTTATCGCAGGTATCACAGTTGGTGCTGTAAAGGGCTAAAGTGCAAGTAACCCGGTGGTGTTTTTCTTCGCAAGACGAAGTAAACATAGATTAATTATATAACAGGAGGAAATTTATGGGGAAAACATTTAAGAAACTACTTAGCCTCTGCCTGATCTTAAGCATGGCTGTCAGCCTTGCTGCATGTGGTTCAAAAAGCAACAATTCAGGACAGGGAACAGATGGCGGTACAACAACTGCTCCGACAGATGGCGGATCAACCGGCGCAATTGATACATCAAAACATGAAGTTATTAAATTCGTCGTACTTGGTAACAAACCTACCAACGGCCGCTTAGAAGCAATGATGACAGAGCTTAACAAAAAGCTTACAGAAAAAGTTAACGCAGAACTTGAGTTATATTATGTAGAGTGGGCTGACTGGCAGACACAGTATAACCTTCTCTTAGCATCCGGAGATTCCACAATTGACTTAATCGGTACAGCTACCGACTGGTTAGATGCATGGCCTAACTCCAAGAAAGGTGCTTTCTTAGAATTAACAGATGACATGTTAAAAACTTATGCACCTCAGACCTATGCTTCCGTTTCAGAAGATCATTGGAACATGTGCAAATATGATGGCAAGATTTATTTAATACCTGAAGATAACTACAAACAGTGGACAAATCACGGTTTCATGTACCGTGGAGACTGGGCAAAACAGTTCGGTTTAACAAACGGTGTTAACAGCTTTGCTGATCTTGGTAAGTACTTCCAGGGTATCAAAGACAACTATCCTGATGTTATTCCCTGGGATGCAGCAGCAAGCGGCCAGGCATTTGGTTCTCAGTTAGCTGGTGGTTACTTCCAGTCCAATACACAGACTCTTTTCCTTGACGGTTTAGAAGTTCCCGTTTTCTTCGGTGCTTCCAAGGATGATCCTTTTACACTTGTTTCTCCTTACATGGAAGGTCAGGAATACATCGACTTTGCTAAGATGATGAAACAGTGGGGCGATGCTGGATACTGGAGAGAAGACGTACTCAACTACACAGGAGATACCCGTGAAGAGTTCTATGCAGGTCAGACTGGTGCAGATCAGCATCATACGCAGACTTACTACACAACGGTACGTCCTCAGATGGATACCAAACAACCCGGTTCTGATGTTCAGTTCTTCTCTTTCTCAGAGCCAAGCAAGAACCTTGTAAACCTTATTATCACACATGGTGCTTTAGCAGTAGGTGCTAACTCCAAGCATCCTGAAAGAGCTTTAATGGTATATGACTTACTTCGTAATGATGAAGAAATCTACCGTTTATTCAACTATGGTATTGAAGGTACAGATTACGTTGTAACAGATGACGGTAAACTTGGTCGTCCTGAAGGATATGATGATTCAACAGATGCTCTTGGAACGAACTACTGGTATGGACGTAACGATAACTTAGAGCTTGATAACGAAACCTGGTATTCAGGAAAAGCTGATATCTTTGCAAACTATGATTCTTATGCAATTGACTCACCTTACTCACAGCTTGTATTTGAAACAGATGACATTGCATCTTATATGGCTAATATGTCTGATGTATTTGCAAGTTATGTAACTGCTATTGCTTTCGGTAAAGCCGGAGATCCTGAGAAAGCTGTTGCTGATTTCAGAAAAGCAATGAAAGATGCAGGATATGATGAAGTGTATAAAGTGCTTCAGGATCAGTTAACTGCTTACAAAGAGTATTTAGGTAAATAATAATTACGGAGTTACTGATTGAAGAGTAACCTGTATAAATAAGTTGCCCCAAAAAGCTTCATACAAGTTGCAATGTTAATTTGTGGCTTGTATGAAGCTTTGCAACTTTATAGAGAAAGAAAATTGCAATATAGAGAAAGAAAGCTGCAATATAGAGAAAGGTTTGTCATAATTGTTTTTAACATTTTTGTTTCTTCCAGATATAAATACCTCATATGCTAAGCCTGTTTATACCTGGAAGAGGTAAAAATAAATCCGATGAATACATCAGGTAAGAAATACAATAGCGTTATATATTTCTATACATCTTAGAAAGTTTAAGAAAAGAATAGAATTTTAAATCCGGAAATAAGCGCAAGAGCTTTAACAGGTGAATGCCGCTTAACATAAAGAAACATTCAGTTGCAGAAAGGAAGGTTATCTAGCATGCAGAACAAGTTTGACATAAGGGATAAATTTTACCTTAATGGAGATGAAATACAAATAATTTCAGGTGGAATACATTATTTTCGAGTTGTACCTGAGTATTGGAAAGACAGATTAGAAAAATTAAAAGCCATGGGATGTAACACCGTTGAAACGTATGTACCCTGGAATCTTCATGAGGA from Anaerocolumna sp. AGMB13020 encodes the following:
- a CDS encoding carbohydrate ABC transporter permease, with amino-acid sequence MQENSKIKLGSSDIIIKTIAYIFIGLFSLACLLPFILMISTSFSTEGLIRKTGFAIIPKGFTTYAYELVLRNSKQLFGSYVVTILMTVGGTLLGLFIISMTGYALQRKDFPFRNQISFYIYFTTLFSGGLVPFYLLISKYLGLKDNYLAVFLPLLMSPWLIILMKNFIKAIPFEITESGKIDGAGDITIFVKLILPMLKPALATIGLFLALGYWNEWYNSMLFLSAKVEYRPLQYHLYKIVNEVASLKNSVAGSNVVVTSLPLETLKMSTAVVATGPIILLYPFVQKYFIAGITVGAVKG
- a CDS encoding LacI family DNA-binding transcriptional regulator, yielding MSEKAITVYDIAREAGVSPATVSRVLTNNARVSEEKRVRIEEIIKKYDFEPNGLARSLSKQETKTIGMMVPDIRNPYFSNIFIECEMVASQYGYNMILCNTMNDLSSELSHLKNLCEKHVDAIIQVGGNADEIKPDEEYVKLINKTAKKMPVVVGGEFPGAECYKVYTEKEHGMKELIDYLLSCGHRKVNLVGGRNTVIPTVRKRESLKNCLKLHNLELADELIIDCKYDIDGGYEAMKQLLSSDNLPEVIIAVNDQVAMGILKACQEMKIKIPAEISLVAYDDTSFSEIATPQLTSVNYNLKMHSEKMMKTIIDIISGNETEKIKSVDTYLTIRDSCKHVLV
- a CDS encoding ABC transporter permease — encoded protein: MKRNQKAEAASVSTVGKTSFIKNLWKYRVLCFMCLPAILFFLVFSYIPMPGAYIAFTNFNYAKGIFGSEFVGFDNFKFLFTSGKITMLTRNTLLYNLAFILIGNTLQIFVAILLNEIKNKHFKKVTQTFMFLPYFISAVLVGLLVYNLLNYDFGFINSIIRQFGGDPIKVYANKTVWPFIIVLVHLWQQTGYGSIVYFAAIMGIDAETVEAARVDGANAFQKIKYIILPGLKPTIIILLLFSMGSILKGNFGLFYNIIGPSNSMLFPTTDIIETYVFRTMMNNFNFTQASAVGLYQSVFGFALVLFCNWIVKKIDSDYSLF
- a CDS encoding NAD(P)-dependent oxidoreductase, translated to MSDITISEAKRCLQCKRPLCKEGCPVHTPVNEVIHMLLDGNIVEAGEKLFLNNPLSVVCSLVCPHEKQCEGHCILNRKGDPIKFGMVENYISDYYLNYVESPKVPKSGKKAAIVGSGPAGITIAIILASKGYDITIFEAHDKIGGVLRYGIPEFRLPKSVLDKLKDKLIEMGIKIRPNTLIGPIITVEDLFRDGYSAVFIGTGVWNPNTLRIKGETLGHVHFAIDYLKSPDAYTLGKRVCIIGAGNVAMDVARTALRNGSREVTILYRKGETSIEAEPVEIEYAKLDGVKFSFYRAPFEITDTGVKYHETEVTGTDERGKETVKLLEDNEGLFLCDSVILAVGQSPRRNIVNNSKGIDVNNRGLLLTDEFGRTTREGVFASGDVVTGAKTVVEAVRVSKVVAEAMIEYMEQTPNS
- a CDS encoding DUF3502 domain-containing protein produces the protein MGKTFKKLLSLCLILSMAVSLAACGSKSNNSGQGTDGGTTTAPTDGGSTGAIDTSKHEVIKFVVLGNKPTNGRLEAMMTELNKKLTEKVNAELELYYVEWADWQTQYNLLLASGDSTIDLIGTATDWLDAWPNSKKGAFLELTDDMLKTYAPQTYASVSEDHWNMCKYDGKIYLIPEDNYKQWTNHGFMYRGDWAKQFGLTNGVNSFADLGKYFQGIKDNYPDVIPWDAAASGQAFGSQLAGGYFQSNTQTLFLDGLEVPVFFGASKDDPFTLVSPYMEGQEYIDFAKMMKQWGDAGYWREDVLNYTGDTREEFYAGQTGADQHHTQTYYTTVRPQMDTKQPGSDVQFFSFSEPSKNLVNLIITHGALAVGANSKHPERALMVYDLLRNDEEIYRLFNYGIEGTDYVVTDDGKLGRPEGYDDSTDALGTNYWYGRNDNLELDNETWYSGKADIFANYDSYAIDSPYSQLVFETDDIASYMANMSDVFASYVTAIAFGKAGDPEKAVADFRKAMKDAGYDEVYKVLQDQLTAYKEYLGK